Proteins from a single region of Primulina tabacum isolate GXHZ01 chromosome 5, ASM2559414v2, whole genome shotgun sequence:
- the LOC142547518 gene encoding putative transcription factor PosF21: MLDISSSRLPVFLTRIWANRQSAARSKERKMRYIAELERKVQTLQTEATSLSAQLTLLRRDTHGLTVENNELKPRLQTMEQQVQLQDALNDALKEEVQLLKVLTGQTIPNGGPMLNFPASTYGTEKPYYSNNQAMHALLTAQQLQQLQLHSQKQQNQFKQHQMHQFQQQPQPSMQLHQQAGDVKASSIQKDIDPDASSKD; this comes from the exons ATGCTTGATATATCCTCATCGCGGCTGCCAGTGTTTCTAACCAG GATTTGGGCAAATAGGCAGTCAGCAGCGAGGTCAAAGGAACGGAAGATGAGATATATTGCTGAGCTTGAAAGGAAAGTCCAAACTTTGCAAACTGAAGCAACTTCCTTGTCTGCTCAGTTGACCTTATTGCGG AGAGATACACATGGTCTTACTGTAGAAAACAATGAGCTCAAACCGCGGTTACAAACTATGGAACAACAAGTGCAGTTGCAAGATG CGTTAAATGATGCCCTGAAGGAGGAGGTTCAGCTTCTTAAGGTGCTGACAGGACAGACGATTCCAAATGGTGGACCTATGCTGAATTTTCCTGCATCAACCTATGGAACCGAAAAGCCTTACTATAGTAACAACCAAGCTATGCATGCATTATTAACAGCTCAACAATTACAGCAGCTCCAATTACATTCCCAGAAGCAACAGAATCAGTTTAAACAGCACCAGATGCACCAATTTCAGCAGCAGCCACAACCCTCTATGCAGCTGCATCAACAAGCTGGGGACGTGAAGGCATCATCCATTCAAAAAGACATTGATCCAGATGCGTCGTCAAAGGATTAG
- the LOC142544390 gene encoding putative F-box protein At1g67623 produces MPRIKKRLSGQCSCKKTQREVSRIETFPNELVSEVLARVAASSVIDIINAKSTYGYMNTILCCKTFKEIGEDSHVYHHVSLDNLCTDSWTPLSEEQHAFLNKCWKSENPELLYRQAVVDYFNGVDLESACNQLHKAMKSSHIGALYVTCIILILNDDDKFKDKGIEIISNMQKSASMRRKLISHRKNLMESLRRMWVKNPILNQQPIFCKTPHRNRWRSGWRDMDAKLQCQACCVDREISAICGFFN; encoded by the exons ATGCCAAGAATTAAGAAGAGATTATCCGGACAATGTTCCTGCAAGAAAACTCAACGTGAGGTTTCAAGAATCGAAACGTTTCCGAATGAATTGGTTAGTGAAGTTTTGGCTCGAGTAGCAGCATCTTCGGTTATCGATATAATCAACGCCAAATCGACGTATGGCTACATGAACACGATcctatg TTGTAAAACATTCAAAGAAATTGGCGAAGATTCGCATGTCTACCATCACGTGTCTCTGGACAATCTGTGTACAGATTCCTGGACGCCTCTGAGTGAAGAACAACATGCTTTCTTGAACAAGTGCTGGAAATCGGAAAATCCCGAATTGTTGTATCGACAAGCGGTG GTGGACTACTTTAATGGGGTGGATCTTGAATCGGCTTGCAACCAACTACACAAGGCTATGAAGTCAAGTCACATTGGGGCACTTTATGTCACTTGCATAATACTAATTTTGAACGATGATGACAAGTTTAAAGACAAGGGTATTGAAATCATTAGTAACATGCAGAAGTCCGCATCGATGAGACGAAAATTGATTTCGCACCGGAAAAATTTGATGGAATCTCTGAGGCGAATGTGGGTGAAGAATCCCATCTTAAACCAGCAGCCCATCTTCTGCAAAACGCCACATCGAAATCGCTGGAGATCTGGGTGGAGGGATATGGATGCAAAGTTGCAGTGCCAAGCTTGTTGTGTTGATAGGGAGATCAGTGCTATTTGCGGTTTTTTCAATTGA